From Bacillus sp. FSL K6-3431, the proteins below share one genomic window:
- a CDS encoding alpha-ketoacid dehydrogenase subunit beta encodes MAQMTMIQAITDALRTELRKDENVLVFGEDVGANGGVFRATEGLQKEFGEDRVFDTPLAESGIGGLAIGLTTQGFRPVPEIQFFGFIFEVMDSVSGQMARWRSRTGGTMNAPITIRAPFGGGVFTPEMHADSLEGLMAQSPGLKVVIPSTPYEAKGLLISAIRDNDPVIFLEHMKLYRSFRQEVPEEEYTIPLGKADVKREGTDLTIISYGAMVHESIKAAEELEKEGHSVEVIDLRTISPIDIETIIASVEKTNRAIVVQEAQKQAGIAANVVAEINDRAILSLEAPVLRVTAPDTVYPFAQAEPVWLPNHKDIMVTAKKVLEF; translated from the coding sequence ATGGCGCAAATGACTATGATTCAAGCTATCACTGATGCGCTTCGTACGGAATTGCGCAAAGATGAAAATGTTCTAGTTTTCGGTGAGGACGTAGGAGCGAACGGCGGAGTTTTCCGAGCTACGGAAGGTTTACAAAAAGAGTTTGGTGAAGATCGTGTATTTGATACACCGCTTGCGGAGTCAGGTATTGGTGGTCTTGCCATTGGGTTAACTACTCAAGGGTTTCGTCCTGTTCCAGAAATCCAATTCTTTGGCTTTATATTTGAAGTAATGGATTCTGTCAGTGGACAAATGGCTCGCTGGAGATCCCGTACAGGCGGCACAATGAATGCTCCAATAACAATTCGTGCACCATTTGGTGGTGGAGTTTTCACGCCTGAAATGCATGCAGATAGCCTTGAAGGATTAATGGCTCAGTCACCTGGTTTGAAAGTAGTAATTCCGTCAACTCCATATGAAGCGAAAGGATTACTAATCTCAGCGATTCGCGACAATGATCCGGTTATTTTCCTTGAGCATATGAAGTTGTATCGTTCATTCAGACAGGAAGTTCCTGAAGAAGAATATACAATTCCACTTGGAAAAGCGGATGTGAAAAGAGAAGGAACTGACTTGACGATCATCTCTTATGGTGCAATGGTACATGAATCTATTAAAGCTGCGGAAGAGCTAGAAAAAGAAGGACATTCGGTAGAAGTTATTGATCTACGTACAATTAGCCCAATAGACATTGAAACAATTATCGCATCTGTTGAAAAAACAAATCGTGCAATTGTTGTTCAAGAAGCTCAAAAACAAGCAGGTATTGCTGCGAATGTTGTAGCTGAAATCAATGATCGTGCAATCCTTAGTTTAGAAGCTCCGGTATTAAGAGTAACTGCTCCTGATACTGTTTATCCGTTTGCTCAAGCAGAACCAGTATGGCTACCAAACCATAAAGATATTATGGTAACGGCGAAGAAGGTTCTTGAATTTTAA
- the typA gene encoding translational GTPase TypA: MNKREDIRNIAIIAHVDHGKTTLVDQLLKQSGTFRTNEQVAERAMDSDDIERERGITILAKNTAVQYKETKINILDTPGHADFGGEVERILKMVDGVVLVVDAYEGCMPQTRFVLKKALEQNLTPIVVVNKIDRDFARPQEVVDEVLELFIELDANDDQLEFPVIYASGINGTASLDSETQDDTMQVLYESIIEHIPAPIDNKDEPLQFQVSLLDYSDYVGRIGIGRVFRGTIKVGQQVALIKQDGSSKNFRVSKLSGFLGLKRVDITEAYAGDLIAVSGMENIDVGDTICPVEHQEALPALRIDEPTLQMTFLVNNSPFAGREGKFITSRKIEERLRSQLETDVSLRVENTDSPDAWIVSGRGELHLSILIENMRREGFELQVSKPQVIIKEIDGIKCEPIERVQIDIPEAHTGSIIESMGTRKGEMLDMINNGNGQVRLIFHIPARGLIGYTTEFMTLTRGYGILNHTFENYQPMQKGQVGGRRQGVIVSMETGKSTTYGIMHVEDRGTIFVEPGTEIYEGMIVGEHTRENDITVNIARTKQITNIRSANKDQTSVIKKPRIMSLEEALEYLNDDEYCEVTPESIRMRKKILDKNEREKSIKKKKTV; this comes from the coding sequence TTGAATAAAAGAGAAGACATCAGGAATATTGCAATAATAGCTCACGTTGACCATGGTAAAACAACTTTAGTTGACCAGCTATTAAAGCAATCAGGAACATTTCGTACAAATGAACAAGTAGCAGAAAGAGCAATGGATTCCGATGATATCGAAAGAGAACGTGGAATAACTATACTGGCGAAAAATACTGCAGTTCAATATAAAGAAACAAAAATCAATATACTAGATACTCCCGGTCACGCCGATTTCGGTGGCGAAGTTGAACGTATTTTGAAAATGGTTGATGGTGTTGTTCTAGTAGTTGATGCATATGAAGGATGTATGCCGCAGACTAGATTTGTTTTGAAAAAAGCACTAGAGCAAAACTTGACTCCTATTGTTGTCGTCAATAAAATCGACCGAGATTTTGCACGACCACAGGAAGTTGTTGATGAAGTGCTTGAATTATTTATCGAATTAGATGCAAACGATGATCAGCTTGAATTTCCTGTCATCTATGCTTCGGGTATTAATGGAACGGCAAGTCTTGATTCTGAAACTCAAGATGATACTATGCAGGTTCTTTACGAATCAATTATAGAGCATATACCTGCTCCAATAGATAATAAAGACGAACCATTACAATTTCAAGTTTCATTACTAGATTATAGCGACTATGTAGGTAGAATTGGAATTGGGCGAGTATTTAGAGGGACAATTAAAGTTGGCCAACAAGTAGCGCTAATAAAACAAGATGGAAGCTCGAAAAACTTCCGTGTGTCTAAATTATCTGGTTTCCTTGGTTTAAAACGTGTAGATATTACTGAAGCATACGCTGGAGACCTAATCGCCGTTTCCGGTATGGAAAATATAGATGTTGGTGATACAATTTGTCCTGTTGAACATCAAGAAGCATTACCGGCTTTACGAATTGATGAACCAACGTTACAAATGACGTTTCTTGTGAACAATAGCCCGTTTGCAGGTAGAGAAGGAAAATTCATTACATCTAGAAAAATTGAGGAACGCCTTAGAAGTCAATTAGAAACAGACGTAAGTTTAAGAGTGGAAAACACTGATTCTCCAGATGCGTGGATCGTTTCAGGCCGAGGGGAGCTTCATTTATCTATTTTAATTGAGAATATGCGCAGAGAGGGATTTGAACTGCAAGTTTCAAAACCTCAAGTAATTATTAAAGAAATAGATGGTATCAAATGTGAGCCAATAGAAAGGGTACAAATTGATATTCCTGAAGCACATACTGGCAGTATAATCGAATCGATGGGTACTCGAAAAGGCGAAATGCTCGATATGATCAATAATGGAAATGGGCAAGTACGTTTGATTTTCCATATCCCTGCTAGAGGTCTAATTGGTTATACGACAGAGTTTATGACGTTAACTAGAGGATATGGAATTTTAAATCATACTTTTGAAAATTATCAACCAATGCAAAAAGGGCAAGTTGGTGGTAGAAGACAAGGTGTTATCGTCTCTATGGAAACTGGAAAATCAACTACCTATGGTATTATGCATGTAGAAGATCGCGGAACAATTTTCGTCGAACCAGGTACGGAAATATATGAAGGTATGATTGTTGGAGAGCACACAAGAGAAAATGATATAACGGTCAATATTGCACGAACAAAGCAAATAACAAATATACGGTCGGCAAATAAAGACCAAACATCTGTTATTAAGAAGCCTAGAATAATGTCTCTTGAAGAAGCGCTCGAATATTTGAATGATGATGAGTACTGTGAAGTAACACCGGAATCAATTCGGATGCGCAAGAAAATTTTGGATAAAAATGAACGCGAAAAGTCTATAAAAAAGAAAAAGACCGTGTAA
- a CDS encoding DUF5325 family protein codes for MNNIKWNLLLLATLATFSIIGIGFSIGAKSIASASISILCLIGIMGYGFITKKKMRDEGKL; via the coding sequence ATGAACAATATTAAGTGGAATCTACTTTTACTTGCCACCCTAGCAACGTTTTCGATTATCGGAATAGGTTTTTCTATAGGGGCTAAAAGCATAGCAAGTGCGTCAATTTCAATTTTATGTTTAATTGGAATAATGGGATATGGGTTTATAACAAAGAAAAAAATGCGTGATGAAGGAAAACTATAA
- a CDS encoding polysaccharide deacetylase family protein produces the protein MNKVFSIMLAAIFLLSACGSQPTSVDKNEEDNQKQDTANNQSKETNEGEQEVEKPSEEEDLEAIDKEVDKQKEPTYKMNEDTFVIEPITDANAKVALITIDDAPDKYALEMAKTLKALDAPAIFFVNGHLIHSPEKEDIVKQIHELGFPIGNHTYSHNDLKTLSNEEQQEEIMSVNDKVEEITGERPKFFRAPFGSNTDESRKIASEEKMLVMNWTYGYDWESQYMTKDAIADIMVNTELLNNGANLLMHDREWTNAGLEKIVKGLRDKGYELLDPILIETPSGE, from the coding sequence ATGAATAAAGTATTCAGCATCATGCTAGCTGCTATTTTTCTTTTATCCGCATGTGGCAGCCAACCAACTTCAGTGGATAAAAATGAAGAGGATAATCAAAAACAAGATACTGCTAATAATCAGTCCAAAGAAACAAATGAAGGTGAACAAGAAGTTGAAAAACCTAGTGAGGAAGAAGATCTAGAAGCAATTGATAAAGAGGTTGATAAACAAAAAGAACCTACTTATAAAATGAATGAAGATACGTTTGTGATTGAGCCAATCACTGATGCAAATGCAAAAGTGGCATTGATTACAATAGATGACGCACCTGATAAATATGCCTTGGAGATGGCTAAGACATTAAAAGCATTAGATGCACCAGCGATCTTTTTTGTAAACGGCCATTTAATTCATTCACCTGAGAAAGAAGACATAGTAAAACAAATTCATGAGCTTGGTTTTCCGATCGGTAACCATACATATTCGCATAATGATTTAAAGACGCTCTCGAACGAAGAACAACAGGAAGAAATTATGTCTGTAAATGACAAGGTAGAAGAAATTACTGGCGAACGCCCAAAATTCTTTCGTGCTCCTTTTGGTAGCAATACGGATGAAAGTCGTAAGATTGCGTCAGAAGAAAAGATGTTAGTGATGAATTGGACATATGGATATGATTGGGAGTCGCAATATATGACTAAAGATGCAATTGCAGATATTATGGTCAATACGGAATTATTAAATAACGGAGCCAATTTACTAATGCATGATCGAGAATGGACAAATGCAGGTCTCGAAAAAATTGTAAAAGGTTTGCGAGACAAAGGCTATGAATTACTTGATCCTATATTGATTGAAACACCATCAGGAGAATGA
- a CDS encoding inositol monophosphatase family protein — MGQWNKIDELIRHWIKEAREKIILSFETVLDIQTKANVNDLVTNMDKDVEQFFIHNIRSEFPEHRIMAEEGFGDKFKDLDGVVWIIDPIDGTMNFVHQQRNFFISIGVYHNGVGKLGYLYDVVHDELYYAKAGEGAYCNGKKLSRLKEVLIENALVGFNASWVVSNNYMDHHQFIPLVKDVRGTRSYGSAALEIAYVATGRLDSYINMRLAPWDIAAGKIIIEELGGIVTNLQGEQVNLLETGSILIAGPELHAEIFRKYLKKQ; from the coding sequence ATGGGACAGTGGAACAAAATTGATGAATTAATTCGACATTGGATAAAAGAAGCGAGAGAAAAAATCATTTTGTCATTCGAAACTGTACTAGATATTCAGACAAAAGCAAATGTGAATGATCTTGTAACGAATATGGATAAAGATGTTGAACAATTTTTCATCCATAATATCAGATCGGAATTTCCTGAACATCGAATTATGGCAGAAGAAGGATTCGGTGATAAATTTAAAGATCTTGATGGAGTTGTTTGGATTATTGATCCTATTGATGGGACGATGAATTTTGTCCACCAACAAAGAAATTTTTTTATTTCAATAGGAGTATATCATAATGGGGTGGGAAAATTAGGTTATCTCTATGACGTTGTTCATGATGAATTATATTATGCGAAAGCTGGAGAAGGTGCATATTGTAATGGAAAAAAGCTATCGCGATTAAAAGAAGTGTTAATCGAAAATGCGCTTGTTGGATTTAATGCCTCCTGGGTGGTCTCAAATAATTATATGGATCATCATCAGTTTATTCCACTTGTTAAAGACGTACGTGGTACGCGTTCTTATGGCTCAGCAGCATTAGAAATTGCCTATGTTGCAACGGGGCGTCTTGACTCTTATATTAATATGAGACTTGCCCCGTGGGACATTGCTGCTGGGAAGATCATAATTGAGGAATTAGGAGGAATTGTAACGAATCTGCAAGGTGAACAGGTAAATTTACTTGAAACGGGGAGCATATTAATAGCGGGGCCGGAATTACATGCGGAGATTTTCCGAAAATACTTAAAGAAACAGTAA
- a CDS encoding YlaH-like family protein, translating into MFILALSSADQRAIDKFSPTLRFFYNLTNSPALANWLLWITLTGLAILVYKLGFAKKLPLGKSFVIYLFLIVGCLFLTFLAIFLPIAEGLMVAALILIIYKIRLNREKKAGRI; encoded by the coding sequence ATGTTTATTTTAGCACTTTCAAGTGCGGATCAAAGGGCGATAGATAAATTTTCTCCTACATTACGTTTTTTTTACAATCTAACTAATAGCCCAGCGCTTGCAAATTGGTTACTTTGGATTACACTTACGGGATTGGCAATTTTGGTATATAAACTAGGCTTTGCTAAAAAGCTTCCACTTGGAAAGTCATTTGTCATTTATCTATTTTTAATAGTAGGCTGTTTATTCTTAACCTTTTTGGCGATATTTTTACCAATAGCTGAAGGGCTTATGGTTGCTGCTTTAATATTAATTATTTATAAGATTAGATTAAATCGCGAGAAAAAAGCTGGTAGAATATAA
- a CDS encoding YkyA family protein, which produces MKKIIITTCMLIMAVIMSACSAPEENIYQTLEDTVGKESNFEQQQKPLTELEIAEKALFDEIMELGMKDFEKISQKADEGLANLDKREALLKKEKESIDASKETFSKISEEVSNLEEDNIKKEAENLQNVMKKRYESYDNLYSSYIEGIGEDRKTYEMIKDKELRMEDLQTQIETTNKVYENVFEANSQFNEQTEKFNKAKAKFYKEAGIKVEKAG; this is translated from the coding sequence ATGAAAAAGATTATCATTACTACATGTATGTTAATTATGGCGGTGATTATGTCAGCCTGTTCAGCGCCGGAAGAAAATATTTATCAAACTTTAGAAGATACTGTAGGGAAAGAAAGCAATTTTGAACAGCAACAGAAACCGTTGACAGAGCTCGAAATAGCAGAAAAAGCACTTTTTGATGAGATAATGGAATTAGGTATGAAGGATTTCGAGAAAATTTCTCAAAAGGCAGATGAAGGATTAGCTAACCTCGATAAAAGAGAAGCACTTTTGAAAAAAGAAAAAGAATCGATAGACGCATCAAAAGAAACATTTAGCAAAATAAGTGAGGAAGTTTCTAATTTGGAAGAGGACAATATTAAAAAGGAGGCAGAAAATCTTCAAAATGTTATGAAGAAACGATATGAAAGTTATGATAATTTATACTCCTCATATATAGAAGGAATTGGCGAAGACCGTAAAACCTATGAAATGATTAAAGATAAAGAATTAAGAATGGAAGATCTGCAAACGCAAATTGAAACTACCAACAAAGTATATGAAAATGTATTTGAAGCAAACAGTCAATTTAATGAGCAAACAGAAAAGTTTAATAAAGCGAAAGCGAAGTTCTACAAAGAAGCAGGGATAAAGGTTGAAAAGGCAGGATAA
- the lpdA gene encoding dihydrolipoyl dehydrogenase produces MVVGDFPIETDTIVIGAGPGGYVAAIRAAQLGQKVTIIEKGTLGGVCLNVGCIPSKALISASHRYDSALHSDDMGITAEKVTVDFSKVQEWKAGVVKKLTGGVEGLLKGNKVDIVQGEAYFVDENSLKVMDENSSQTYTFKNAIIATGSRPIELPSFKYSKRVLDSTGALNLDEIPGKLVVIGGGYVGTELGTAYANLGSQVTILEGTDDILGGFEKQMTALVKRNLKKKGTEIVTKAMAKGVKETENGVIVTYEAKGEEKTVEADYVLVTVGRKPNTDELGLEQVGVKMTDRGVIEVDAQCRTNVKNIFAIGDIVPGPPLAHKASYEGKIAAEVISGQTSEVDYLAIPAVVFSEPELATVGYTEKQAKDEGLEVNASKFPFAANGRALALNNTDGFVKLVTRKEDGLVVGAQIAGASASDMISELGLAIEAGMTVEDIAMTIHAHPTLGEITMEAAEVALGTPIHIVK; encoded by the coding sequence ATGGTAGTAGGAGATTTCCCGATTGAAACAGATACAATTGTCATTGGTGCGGGTCCAGGTGGATATGTAGCGGCAATTCGCGCTGCACAACTTGGTCAAAAAGTAACGATCATTGAAAAAGGAACGCTTGGTGGAGTCTGCTTGAATGTAGGCTGTATACCTTCTAAAGCTTTAATTTCTGCCTCACATCGCTATGATTCAGCACTACATTCAGACGATATGGGAATTACAGCTGAAAAAGTAACTGTAGACTTTTCGAAAGTGCAAGAATGGAAAGCTGGAGTTGTAAAGAAGCTAACTGGTGGAGTGGAAGGTTTATTAAAAGGGAATAAAGTTGACATCGTTCAAGGAGAAGCATACTTTGTTGATGAAAACAGCCTTAAGGTTATGGATGAAAACTCATCGCAGACGTATACTTTTAAAAATGCTATTATTGCTACAGGCTCACGACCAATTGAACTTCCAAGCTTCAAGTATTCAAAACGAGTGCTCGATTCAACTGGTGCGTTAAACTTGGATGAAATCCCTGGGAAACTTGTTGTCATCGGTGGCGGATATGTTGGTACTGAACTTGGAACTGCATATGCAAACCTCGGTTCACAAGTAACAATTCTTGAAGGTACGGATGATATTCTTGGCGGTTTTGAAAAACAAATGACCGCACTTGTTAAACGTAACTTGAAAAAGAAAGGCACTGAAATCGTAACAAAAGCAATGGCTAAAGGTGTGAAAGAAACGGAAAATGGTGTCATCGTTACTTACGAAGCTAAAGGTGAAGAGAAAACAGTAGAAGCGGATTACGTGCTTGTTACGGTTGGACGTAAACCGAATACAGATGAGCTCGGCTTAGAGCAAGTAGGGGTTAAAATGACAGACCGTGGTGTCATTGAAGTGGATGCACAATGCAGAACGAACGTGAAAAACATTTTTGCGATCGGCGATATTGTACCAGGACCTCCATTGGCGCATAAAGCATCTTATGAAGGAAAAATTGCTGCAGAAGTAATTTCTGGACAAACTTCAGAAGTGGATTATCTAGCAATTCCAGCAGTAGTTTTCTCTGAGCCAGAACTTGCAACAGTCGGCTATACTGAAAAGCAAGCAAAAGATGAGGGATTAGAAGTTAATGCATCTAAATTCCCATTTGCTGCAAACGGTCGTGCATTAGCGCTAAATAATACAGATGGATTTGTTAAGCTTGTAACGCGCAAGGAAGACGGTCTTGTTGTAGGTGCACAAATTGCTGGTGCTAGTGCTTCAGATATGATTTCTGAGCTTGGATTAGCGATTGAAGCTGGCATGACTGTGGAGGATATTGCAATGACTATTCATGCACATCCTACGCTTGGTGAAATTACAATGGAAGCAGCGGAAGTTGCTTTGGGCACACCAATTCATATTGTAAAATAG
- a CDS encoding GNAT family N-acetyltransferase has protein sequence MISLRKITLENRREVFRLKVADDQCRFVASNLSSVASCYVLATNGGRPLPFAIYADEQVVGFVMIVYGITSYELPKIANKNYCILRLMIGEQYQKRGREVMKKVLEYIRTFPVGHAQYCWISYETDNNIAKNLYESFGFHDNGEICENDPVIVLKL, from the coding sequence ATGATTTCACTACGAAAAATCACATTAGAAAACCGACGCGAGGTATTCAGGTTAAAAGTTGCAGATGACCAATGCCGCTTTGTTGCATCCAACCTCTCAAGTGTTGCTTCGTGTTATGTTCTTGCCACCAATGGAGGTAGACCACTTCCTTTTGCAATTTATGCTGATGAGCAGGTGGTAGGTTTTGTTATGATAGTTTATGGCATTACTAGTTACGAGCTTCCGAAAATCGCAAATAAAAATTATTGTATATTGCGCCTTATGATTGGTGAACAGTACCAGAAACGGGGTAGGGAAGTTATGAAAAAAGTACTGGAGTACATACGCACATTCCCGGTAGGACACGCTCAATACTGTTGGATTTCATATGAAACCGATAACAACATTGCTAAAAATCTCTATGAAAGTTTTGGCTTTCATGATAACGGTGAGATATGCGAAAATGATCCAGTAATTGTATTAAAGCTCTAA
- a CDS encoding UPF0223 family protein encodes MDYQYPFSYDWTTDEVIDVVGFFHAIERAHEKGIRKTELLAAYRRFKEIVPGKADEKKYCNEFEGVSGYSSYKTIQKMKKTDEDSIIKM; translated from the coding sequence ATGGACTATCAATATCCATTTTCATATGATTGGACAACCGATGAGGTAATTGATGTAGTGGGATTTTTTCATGCAATTGAACGAGCACATGAAAAAGGAATCCGTAAAACAGAATTATTAGCCGCCTATCGCAGATTCAAAGAAATTGTTCCCGGTAAAGCTGATGAAAAAAAATATTGTAATGAGTTTGAAGGTGTTAGCGGATATTCGTCGTATAAGACAATCCAAAAGATGAAAAAGACAGACGAAGATTCTATCATAAAAATGTGA
- a CDS encoding dihydrolipoamide acetyltransferase family protein: MSFQFKMPDIGEGIHEGDIVKWFIKPGDKIEEDDILCEVQNDKAVVELPSPVAGTVEKVHVEEGTTATVGDVLITFDAPGYEHLKGEDDAETEANVQSTAEAGQDIKKEEVKQEVQAEATGAGVQSAETNDVDSNKLIVAMPSVRKYAREKGVNIRSVSGSGKNGRILRDDIDAFLSGGQATQEETVQTATAEKATESKVAASVVPEGEYPETREKMSGIRKAIAKAMVNSKHTAPHVTLMDEIEVSALVAHRKKFKEIAAQKDIKLTFLPYIVKALVSALREFPILNTSIDDDAGEIVQKHYYNIGIAADTEKGLLVPVVKRADTKSVFAISQEINELGAKARDGKLAPNEMKGASCTISNIGSAGGQWFTPVINHPEVAILGVGRIAEKPVVKNGEIVAAPVLALSLSFDHRAIDGASAQMALNQIKRLLNDPELLLMEA; encoded by the coding sequence TTGTCATTTCAATTTAAAATGCCGGATATCGGTGAAGGAATTCATGAAGGTGACATTGTCAAATGGTTTATTAAACCAGGTGACAAGATAGAAGAGGACGACATTCTTTGTGAGGTACAAAACGACAAAGCTGTTGTTGAACTACCGTCTCCAGTAGCTGGTACGGTTGAAAAAGTTCATGTGGAAGAAGGAACTACCGCTACAGTTGGTGATGTGCTTATTACATTCGATGCACCAGGTTATGAGCATCTCAAAGGTGAAGACGATGCTGAAACAGAAGCGAATGTCCAATCAACTGCTGAAGCAGGTCAAGACATAAAAAAAGAAGAAGTTAAACAAGAAGTTCAGGCTGAAGCAACAGGAGCTGGAGTTCAATCAGCTGAAACTAATGACGTTGATTCGAATAAATTGATCGTTGCTATGCCATCTGTTAGAAAATACGCGCGTGAAAAAGGTGTGAATATTCGCAGTGTATCAGGTTCAGGTAAAAATGGTCGCATTCTAAGAGATGATATTGATGCTTTCTTAAGCGGTGGCCAAGCTACACAAGAAGAAACGGTGCAAACAGCAACAGCTGAAAAAGCGACAGAATCAAAAGTTGCTGCATCTGTTGTTCCTGAAGGTGAATATCCAGAAACGCGTGAAAAAATGAGTGGTATTCGTAAAGCAATTGCAAAAGCAATGGTGAATTCGAAACATACAGCTCCGCATGTCACGCTTATGGACGAAATAGAAGTGTCTGCACTTGTTGCACATCGTAAAAAGTTTAAAGAAATTGCAGCACAAAAGGATATTAAACTGACATTCCTTCCGTATATTGTGAAGGCACTTGTAAGTGCGTTACGTGAATTCCCAATCCTTAACACTTCCATTGATGATGATGCTGGTGAAATTGTTCAAAAGCATTATTATAATATTGGAATTGCTGCAGATACAGAAAAAGGCTTATTAGTACCTGTTGTAAAACGCGCAGATACAAAATCTGTATTCGCAATTTCACAGGAAATTAATGAACTTGGCGCCAAAGCACGTGACGGTAAGCTTGCACCAAACGAAATGAAAGGTGCTTCATGCACGATTTCAAATATTGGCTCAGCAGGTGGACAATGGTTTACTCCTGTAATTAACCATCCGGAAGTTGCTATCTTGGGTGTTGGACGAATTGCAGAAAAACCTGTAGTAAAAAATGGTGAAATTGTAGCTGCTCCTGTGTTAGCATTATCATTGAGCTTTGACCACCGTGCTATCGATGGTGCAAGTGCTCAAATGGCGCTAAACCAAATTAAGCGACTGTTGAATGACCCTGAACTATTATTAATGGAGGCGTAA
- the pdhA gene encoding pyruvate dehydrogenase (acetyl-transferring) E1 component subunit alpha encodes MASTAKKTQYDALKTLENIESQFEMVQILDENGKVLKNAAVPEMDDQQLEELMRRMVYTRILDQRSISLNRQGRLGFYAPTAGQEASQIASQFALEKEDFILPGYRDVPQIVWHGLPLYQAFLWSRGHFMGMQLPEGVNVIPPQIIIGAQIIQAAGVALGFKKRDKKAVAVTYTGDGGSSQGDFYEGINFAGAYGAPAIFIVQNNQFAISTPRDKQTAGATIAQKAVAAGIPGVLVDGMDPLAVYAVVKEARERAINGGGPTLIETMCYRYGPHTMAGDDPTRYRTTDTDNEWEKKDPLVRFRIYLEDKGIWNEKKENEVIEQAKEDIKEAIKKADEAPKQKVTDLISNTFEELPVNLQEQYEIYTEKESK; translated from the coding sequence ATGGCTTCAACTGCAAAAAAGACACAATACGATGCGTTAAAAACGCTCGAAAATATTGAAAGTCAATTTGAAATGGTACAGATCTTAGATGAAAATGGTAAAGTGCTTAAAAATGCTGCTGTACCTGAAATGGACGATCAACAGCTTGAAGAATTAATGCGCCGAATGGTTTATACGAGAATTTTAGACCAACGTAGTATTTCACTTAACCGTCAAGGACGTTTAGGTTTTTATGCACCGACTGCTGGGCAAGAGGCATCACAAATCGCATCACAATTTGCACTTGAAAAAGAAGATTTTATTCTTCCGGGTTACAGGGATGTTCCCCAAATTGTATGGCACGGTTTGCCATTATATCAAGCGTTTTTGTGGTCACGTGGACACTTCATGGGAATGCAATTACCTGAAGGAGTCAATGTCATTCCACCCCAAATTATTATCGGGGCGCAAATTATTCAAGCTGCAGGTGTTGCTCTTGGATTTAAAAAGCGTGATAAAAAAGCAGTCGCTGTTACATATACAGGCGATGGAGGATCTTCACAAGGAGATTTCTATGAAGGTATCAACTTTGCTGGGGCATATGGAGCACCCGCTATATTTATTGTTCAAAATAACCAATTTGCGATCTCTACTCCTCGCGACAAACAGACTGCGGGTGCAACGATAGCACAAAAAGCAGTGGCTGCTGGAATCCCGGGAGTTCTTGTTGATGGAATGGATCCATTAGCGGTTTATGCAGTTGTAAAAGAAGCTCGTGAACGTGCGATTAATGGCGGCGGTCCGACGTTGATTGAAACAATGTGCTACCGTTATGGTCCACATACTATGGCAGGAGACGATCCGACTCGTTATCGTACAACTGACACTGACAATGAGTGGGAAAAGAAAGATCCGCTTGTTCGTTTCCGGATATATCTTGAAGATAAAGGTATTTGGAACGAGAAAAAGGAAAATGAAGTAATTGAGCAAGCAAAGGAAGATATAAAAGAAGCAATTAAAAAAGCAGATGAGGCTCCAAAACAAAAGGTGACTGATTTGATTTCAAATACGTTTGAAGAATTACCAGTAAATCTACAAGAACAATATGAAATTTATACAGAGAAGGAGTCGAAATAA